The DNA region AATTATCAACGCAAATTTACTACATTCTTAGATAAAAGCAAATTTTTTTCGTTTTTTTTTGCGAAATTGTTGATAACTGCCCCTTTTGTTAATAACTTGTTCTGCAATACCCCCCAATTAACCCTTTTGTGTATTTAAAAGCATGAATATCATATAAACAAATCGTTATATAATGATATACCTCTACGTTCCTTGCCGAGACAGGAACGTAGAAAATTCAAATTTCCCATTTTTCATTAATACAAAAGCCTCTTAAAAATTCTTTTGTACTCATTGGTTTTTTTGATGCCTGCTGTATCATTCTGATATCAATGAATCCATCTTTCACTGCAATTTTCAAATAATTTTTTCCATCGGTTATTATTTTTCCTGGATTATATGAATGTTCCTGAACTTCCTTCTCTGCCATGAGTATCCTAAAGTAAAATTTTTGCTCATCGGGAGAAATAAATTCTGTCCATGCAGCAGGGTAGCTGCTCAAACCCCTTATAAAGTCATGTGTTGCATCAACCGAATTAGTCCAATTTATTTTACAATCTTTTTTAAAAATTTTTGGTGCTGGCTTTAAATTTTTTATTTCTTCGGCAACGCCTGATTGTTCAATGGTTTTGAAACTATAGTTTTCAATTGCGCGAACTGTTTTTAAAACAAGTTCTGCTCCCATTATTTTTAATCTGTCGTGAAGCTCGCTCGCTGTCTCGTTTTTCCCGATTAAAGTTTCTTCTTGAAAAATTATTTTTCCTGTATCAATATTTTCATTAATAAAAAAAGTAGTAACTCCCGTTTTTTTCTCACCATTAATTATTGCCCAATTAATAGGAGCTGCACCACGATATTGGGGTAGAAGCGAAGCATGAAGATTGAATGTTCCGTATTCAGGAAGTTTCCAAACAGCTTCAGGAAGCATACGAAACGCTACCACAATTTGAAGATTTACTTTTAAATCGGTAAGTTGATTAATAAAATCGGGACTTTTTAAGCTTTCGGGTTGAAGAAGATTAAGATTTTTTTCAAGTGCGTATTTTTTAATTTCGCACATGCCAAGTTGTAATCCTCTTCCGCATTCTTTATCGGTGCTGGCAACCACACCAACTACAGTATAATTATTTTTTAAAAGTATATCTAATGAAGGAACTGCAAATTCAGGAGTTCCCATAAATACGATGCGCAAATCACGTTTCATGTTTTAAAATAATAATTTCCAATTTTTAGTTGTTAGAATTTTTTTATACCTTGTTACTTATGCTTTATTGCTAAATTGTCAAATTGTTTAATTGTTAAAAATATTAGCTGATTATGTTTTTATACAATATTACTAATTTTTCATTATTCAGTATTAATTAATTTTCCTTGCCATGTACTTCTTTCTTCCATTCTTTTTTCTATCATTTGTAAAATCCGGTCGGTTCGTAATGTTCCGAAATTCGGTACTGCAATCATTCGCGGTGGAACTTCACTTGTAAATCTTTCAATTTTAATTTCGGGATTTAACATTTCAATAAAATCAATAATAAAATCAATGTATTCACCAAGTCCGAAAAAAATAAAATTTTCGGGATTATTTTTATACTCTTCCGCGATTTGGGTGTTTTTTAATATTTGCAATTGATGAAATTTTATAGAATGTACCGGAAGTTTTGAAATTATTTCTGCTTCTTTCAGCATTTCATTTCTTGTTTCGCCGGGCAATCCGAATATTAAGTGTATTCCAGTATTTATTTTTCTCTTCGCAGTTTTTTCAATTGCCTCAACAGATTTTTCGAAAGTGTGCCCGCGGCTTATTTTTTCAAGAGTTTTGTTGTAACATGATTCTACGCCGTATTCAACAGTTATGAAATATTTTTCATTCAGCTTTTGAAGATAATCTAGTTTTTCATCATCAATGCAATCAGGTCGTGTACCTATTGATAATCCTATAACTCCTTCATGGCTTAATGCTTCTTCATAAAGTTTTTTTAATTTTTCGAGTGAAGAGTATGTATTTGAGTATGCCTGAAAATATGCAATATAATTGCTTGTTCTGCGGTAACGAACAGCTAAAAATTCTATTCCTTCATTTAATTGTTGCGTAATTGGTTTATTTGAATTGCAATAGGAAGGATTAAAACCATCGTTGTTGCAATAAATGCAGCCACCCGCTCCAATTGTCCCGTCTCTGTTGGGACAAGTAAAGCCGGCATCAAGTGATACTTTCTGCAATCTGCTGCCGAATGTTTTCACGCACCAGTTTGTATAAGCATTGAAGCGACGGTTATTTCCCCAAGTGTATTTTTCTTTTTGCATTTTTTCTTTTATTGATTAGTAATATATATGAAATAAATTCCTATTTTTAAATAAAAAATGGAATTGTTGATTTGGTATAGTAGTCCATCCCGCACCTGCGGGATTAAACTTTGTGAACTTTGTGTAAACCGTAGTGTCCTTTGTGGTTAAAAAAATATAAC from Bacteroidales bacterium includes:
- a CDS encoding TIGR01212 family radical SAM protein (This family includes YhcC from E. coli K-12, an uncharacterized radical SAM protein.), which codes for MQKEKYTWGNNRRFNAYTNWCVKTFGSRLQKVSLDAGFTCPNRDGTIGAGGCIYCNNDGFNPSYCNSNKPITQQLNEGIEFLAVRYRRTSNYIAYFQAYSNTYSSLEKLKKLYEEALSHEGVIGLSIGTRPDCIDDEKLDYLQKLNEKYFITVEYGVESCYNKTLEKISRGHTFEKSVEAIEKTAKRKINTGIHLIFGLPGETRNEMLKEAEIISKLPVHSIKFHQLQILKNTQIAEEYKNNPENFIFFGLGEYIDFIIDFIEMLNPEIKIERFTSEVPPRMIAVPNFGTLRTDRILQMIEKRMEERSTWQGKLINTE
- the fmt gene encoding methionyl-tRNA formyltransferase — its product is MKRDLRIVFMGTPEFAVPSLDILLKNNYTVVGVVASTDKECGRGLQLGMCEIKKYALEKNLNLLQPESLKSPDFINQLTDLKVNLQIVVAFRMLPEAVWKLPEYGTFNLHASLLPQYRGAAPINWAIINGEKKTGVTTFFINENIDTGKIIFQEETLIGKNETASELHDRLKIMGAELVLKTVRAIENYSFKTIEQSGVAEEIKNLKPAPKIFKKDCKINWTNSVDATHDFIRGLSSYPAAWTEFISPDEQKFYFRILMAEKEVQEHSYNPGKIITDGKNYLKIAVKDGFIDIRMIQQASKKPMSTKEFLRGFCINEKWEI